From Pyrenophora tritici-repentis strain M4 chromosome 1, whole genome shotgun sequence, the proteins below share one genomic window:
- a CDS encoding ACF2, glycosyl hydrolase: protein MSSMGPSHARPLSPQVSLAKLARKESWFGSWRDNRRSIKTSSSTKSNDTDEVPLDNIFTPIQADDILPQIPIGRHHPVPRTGVEDDDRRTMHTNSFYANAFLGKQNQPIWTHPYSLWWGKGWMEIGQVQTWGMCMSHVEESDLVFQPGDPAKGYINPVRKQNLVLSAVELDARTILTTDTHLPFSVNINLIAHSTPQEPKITFPVVQGMSFITAGYRNATPMIQTGGRGFVDMVGPTMLGRTFKYCLHEKNGQSWVMYVNPVANISYDATGFTWLDPNTLVGPPNFKGTIQVAKNPLGVEGEALYDRACGTFVCEAKLTATVTDGKGTYTFRYSKIGTAPLLMFALPHHIASLDPDLRPHITTLRLRTTTKGIATAIWAEKLTFIEPNLPLSLFLSPWIPSMGANTKIRYPPGVLALIAAVAERDLRRAMTDKIPQESMYFAGKAFAKFATIVWVIHDILCHTAIALAGLTKLKTELAKYIANTQRHPLYYDDNWKGVISAAGFTDAAADFGNTYYNDHHVHYSYFIYTAAVIGYLDPSWLAQGDNKAWTNMLVKDFAESEYEGRDYPFQRSFDWWHGHSWSKGLTESPDGKHIECMGEDGFSSFAVKVWGRVIGDGAMEKRAALQLSLQSRTFPTYIALLSTNPHHPPRYLANKICGVLFENRVDYASTYARHSTFCECSYFTLSPSLIHGIHMLPLTPATLLLRPRQWVREEWDAFFSEGRCNVEGGWRSILYANLAIVDPKASYAFFRDGIDGFWDERWIDGGTSRTWCLVWAAALGELAKK from the exons ATGTCGTCTATGGGACCATCGCATGCTCGACCTCTGTCTCCACAGGTCTCTTTAGCAAAGCTCGCTCGGAAAGAATCATGGTTTGGATCATGGCGCGATAACCGTCGAAGCATCAAGACTTCCTCTAGTACCAAAAGCAACGATACAGACGAGGTCCCTCTTGACAACATCTTCACACCAATACAGGCCGACGATATCCTTCCGCAGATACCCATTGGACGTCATCACCCAGTGCCTAGGACGGGAGTGGAGGATGACGACAGGCGGACTATGCACACAAACAGCTTCTATGCCAATGCATTCCTCGGGAAGCAGAACCAGCCAATCTGGACGCACCCGTACAGTCTTTGGTGGGGCAAGGGATGGATGGAAATTGGCCAGGTGCAGACTTGGGGCATGTGCATGAGCCATGTTGAAGAATCAGATTTGGTGTTTCAGCCAGGAGATCCCGCAAAGGGCTACATCAACCCCGTACGCAAGCAAAACCTCGTTCTATCTGCCGTGGAACTTGACGCAAGGACTATCCTGACAACAGACACGCATCTTCCCTTTTCCGTCAACATCAATCTTATCGCTCACTCTACGCCGCAAGAACCGAAGATTACCTTTCCCGTTGTCCAGGGCATGAGCTTCATCACTGCCGGCTACCGTAATGCAACACCCATGATACAAACCGGTGGCCGCGGCTTCGTCGACATGGTCGGACCCACGATGCTAGGAAGAACCTTCAAATACTGCCTGCACGAAAAGAACGGGCAGTCCTGGGTCATGTACGTCAACCCCGTTGCCAACATATCCTACGACGCCACAGGCTTCACCTGGCTCGATCCCAACACGCTCGTCGGACCCCCCAACTTCAAAGGTACTATCCAAGTAGCCAAAAACCCCCTCGGCGTAGAAGGGGAAGCACTCTACGACCGCGCCTGTGGAACCTTTGTCTGCGAAGCCAAACTCACCGCCACCGTCACCGACGGAAAAGGAACATACACGTTCCGCTACAGCAAAATCGGAACCGCACCTCTTCTAATGTTTGCCCTTCCACACCACATCGCATCCCTAGACCCAGATCTCCGTCCGCACATCACCACTCTCCGCCTCCGCACAACAACAAAAGGCATTGCAACAGCCATCTGGGCGGAAAAACTCACCTTCATCGAGCCCAATCTACCCCTCTCCCTCTTCCTTAGCCCCTGGATCCCCTCCATGGGCGCCAACACAAAGATCCGATACCCACCCGGCGTCCTCGCCCTCATAGCCGCCGTCGCAGAACGCGACCTCCGCCGCGCCATGACGGACAAGATACCACAAGAAAGCATGTACTTTGCGGGAAAAGCCTTTGCAAAATTCGCAACCATTGTTTGGGTCATCCACGACATACTCTGCCACACAGCCATTGCCCTCGCAGGCCTCACGAAACTAAAAACCGAACTAGCGAAATACATCGCAAACACCCAACGTCACCCCCTCTACTACGACGACAACTGGAAAGGCGTCATCTCAGCTGCTGGCTTCACAGATGCAGCTGCTGACTTTGGAAATACGTATTATAACGACCATCACGTGCATTATTCGTATTTCATATACACGGCTGCTGTGATTGGGTACTTGGACCCGAGTTGGTTGGCACAAGGCGATAATAAGGCGTGGACGAATATGCTGGTGAAAGATTTCGCAGAGAGCGAGTATGAGGGGAGGGATTACCCGTTCCAACGCTCGTTCGATTGGTGGCATGGACATAGTTGGAGCAAAGGCCTTACTGAGTCACCAGATGGAAAACATATCGAGTGTATGGGTGAAGATGGATTTTCAAGTTTTGCAGTCAAAGTCTGGGGACGAGTTATCGGCGATGGGGCAATGGAGAAGAGGG CCGCACTACAACTATCCCTCCAGTCCCGCACATTCCCAACCTACATCGCCCTTCTCTCAACAAACCCCCACCATCCCCCCCGCTACCTCGCCAACAAAATCTGCGGCGTCCTCTTCGAAAACAGAGTCGACTACGCCAGCACCTACGCGCGCCACAGCACCTTTTGCGAATGCTCCTACTTCACCTTGTCACCCTCCCTCATCCACGGGATCCACATGCTGCCGCTTACCCCCGCCACGTTGTTGTTGCGGCCCAGGCAGTGGGTGCGCGAGGAGTGGGATGCATTTTTTAGCGAGGGCAGGTGTAATGTTGAGGGGGGGTGGCGCAGTATTTTGTATGCGAATTTGGCGATTGTGGATCCCAAGGCTAGTTACGCGTTCTTCAGGGATGGGATTGATGGGTTTTGGGATGAGCGGTGGATTGATGGTGGGACGAGTCGGACGTGGTGTTTAGTTTGGGCGGCGGCGTTGGGGGAGCTGGCGAAGAAGTGA